A section of the Babylonia areolata isolate BAREFJ2019XMU chromosome 1, ASM4173473v1, whole genome shotgun sequence genome encodes:
- the LOC143281232 gene encoding uncharacterized protein LOC143281232 isoform X1, which translates to MSNALLVQLLTQPHLQSSEASRTGSSSNKYVLNLQGSCTMMSKVQLEQAIDMNTNALQKDLHEQRLKQLRKLAKEIDEDDWQYEPVEKLIGLRSENQRLIENFVTIGSF; encoded by the exons ATGTCCAATGCACTGTTGGTTCAGCTGCTGACGCAGCCTCATCTTCAGTCCTCTGAGGCATCAAGGACTGGCTCCAGCAGCA ACAAGTATGTGCTGAACCTGCAGGGGAGCTGCACTATGATGAGCAAAGTGCAGCTGGAACAGGCCATCGACATGAACACCAACGCTCTGCAGAAAG ATTTGCACGAGCAGAGATTGAAACAGCTTCGTAAACTGGCGAAGGAAATTGATGAGGATGACTGGCAGTATGAACCTGTGGAGAAATTGATTGGGCTCAG ATCAGAAAACCAGCGACTGATTGAAAACTTTGTGACTATCGGTAGCTTTTGA
- the LOC143281232 gene encoding uncharacterized protein LOC143281232 isoform X2 codes for MSNALLVQLLTQPHLQSSEASRTGSSSNKYVLNLQGSCTMMSKVQLEQAIDMNTNALQKDLHEQRLKQLRKLAKEIDEDDWQYEPVEKLIGLR; via the exons ATGTCCAATGCACTGTTGGTTCAGCTGCTGACGCAGCCTCATCTTCAGTCCTCTGAGGCATCAAGGACTGGCTCCAGCAGCA ACAAGTATGTGCTGAACCTGCAGGGGAGCTGCACTATGATGAGCAAAGTGCAGCTGGAACAGGCCATCGACATGAACACCAACGCTCTGCAGAAAG ATTTGCACGAGCAGAGATTGAAACAGCTTCGTAAACTGGCGAAGGAAATTGATGAGGATGACTGGCAGTATGAACCTGTGGAGAAATTGATTGGGCTCAGGTGA